The Allorhodopirellula heiligendammensis genome includes a window with the following:
- a CDS encoding DinB family protein codes for MNRLLLCPLIILLSSSLLSAADGDPVAVRAWDGGVASIETQWGFNLVVSSDANPSAELAAKADQVVSLVDTVDHVLSRLPNEPKPKWLTTSEFQGNDPNALTVKSIAANALRIKVDGVCVIVATSRLDASGLPGDEDVDVLVLTDAGAEQLTAEPIVSLQQSLRPRVVVPMMTAQTAADGSKVLNHNTLAVSTADQDAGETEIILLSHTPWKMPAELASLFDNMEQACSDSQDVFAQLSVAQLNFQPANGTHTPRWNVEHMMGRQLQFFSQIYHTVDPEVPVMNLNPKQMPADYKFAHPEWDGAEEARQMQRVSEFCRRFAYLLDGVKVDEKAPGSRWPSLRALLIQMDKHYQEHTANTVKKFELPGWPEA; via the coding sequence ATGAACCGACTGCTTCTCTGCCCGCTGATCATATTACTTTCGAGTTCGTTGTTGTCGGCTGCCGACGGTGACCCGGTCGCTGTCCGAGCCTGGGACGGGGGCGTCGCCTCGATTGAAACGCAGTGGGGATTTAACTTGGTTGTCAGTTCGGACGCGAACCCCAGCGCCGAGCTAGCAGCGAAAGCGGACCAAGTAGTGAGCCTCGTCGATACGGTCGATCATGTGCTCTCACGTCTTCCCAACGAGCCAAAACCGAAATGGCTAACGACGAGTGAGTTCCAGGGCAACGATCCCAATGCGTTGACAGTCAAATCGATCGCCGCCAACGCACTGCGAATCAAAGTCGACGGCGTGTGCGTGATTGTTGCGACCAGTCGTCTCGACGCGTCTGGATTGCCGGGAGACGAGGATGTCGATGTACTCGTGTTGACGGATGCGGGTGCCGAACAACTGACAGCCGAGCCGATTGTGTCGTTGCAGCAGTCGCTCCGCCCGCGTGTGGTCGTTCCCATGATGACTGCACAAACAGCAGCAGACGGCAGCAAAGTTCTCAACCACAACACGCTCGCGGTTTCGACCGCAGATCAGGATGCCGGCGAGACGGAAATTATCCTGCTCAGTCACACACCATGGAAAATGCCAGCCGAACTTGCCAGTCTCTTTGACAATATGGAACAAGCCTGCAGCGATTCGCAGGACGTATTCGCTCAACTCTCAGTGGCGCAGTTGAACTTCCAGCCAGCCAATGGCACTCATACTCCTCGTTGGAATGTGGAGCACATGATGGGGCGGCAGTTGCAGTTTTTCTCGCAGATCTACCACACCGTCGATCCAGAAGTTCCGGTGATGAATCTGAATCCGAAACAGATGCCTGCGGATTACAAGTTTGCCCACCCGGAGTGGGATGGAGCTGAGGAAGCCCGGCAGATGCAGCGGGTCAGCGAGTTCTGTCGCCGCTTCGCATACTTGCTCGATGGCGTGAAAGTGGACGAAAAAGCCCCCGGTAGCCGTTGGCCGTCACTACGGGCACTGCTGATCCAAATGGACAAGCACTACCAAGAACACACCGCCAATACGGTTAAGAAGTTCGAGCTACCGGGCTGGCCGGAGGCTTAA
- a CDS encoding acyl-CoA desaturase, producing the protein MGDELLYKEEDSLAGHDPQRLPRPEATEPLQIMWKYLIVLTIVHIVALLAFVPPFFSYLFTWSGLIAAIAGHFLFGMMGITIGYHRLLTHRGFTCPQWLEHTLAVLGMCNMQDSPARWVAIHRMHHQHSDHQPDPHSPLASLLWGHMGWVVCRHRDLDRTSHYERYVRDLLRDPFYLKLERKDGWFFVFVAHAIAVSLIGGLFGLIVSGGDWSEAGRYYLSWAVWAVAVRTVFVLHGTWSVNSLGHVFGYRNYETRDHSTNNWLVALISHGEGWHNNHHAAPRAARHGHRWYEFDMSWGVIRLFEMCGLAKNVQRPKAVSVPGKSLTP; encoded by the coding sequence ATGGGCGATGAGTTGCTTTATAAGGAGGAAGATTCGCTCGCTGGCCACGATCCGCAGCGACTGCCTCGTCCCGAGGCCACCGAACCGCTGCAGATCATGTGGAAATACCTGATCGTGCTGACGATTGTGCATATTGTGGCTTTGCTCGCCTTTGTGCCTCCGTTTTTCAGCTATTTGTTTACGTGGTCAGGCTTGATCGCCGCCATCGCGGGCCATTTTCTGTTCGGGATGATGGGCATCACGATCGGCTACCATCGCTTGCTGACCCATCGCGGATTCACCTGTCCGCAGTGGCTCGAGCACACTCTCGCGGTGCTCGGCATGTGCAACATGCAGGACAGCCCCGCTCGCTGGGTGGCGATTCACCGCATGCACCACCAACACTCCGACCACCAACCCGATCCCCACTCGCCGCTGGCCAGTCTGTTGTGGGGGCACATGGGCTGGGTCGTCTGTCGCCACCGCGACCTCGATCGGACGAGCCATTACGAGCGTTATGTTCGCGATCTGCTGCGTGACCCGTTTTACTTGAAACTCGAACGCAAGGACGGCTGGTTCTTCGTATTCGTCGCCCACGCGATTGCCGTCTCATTGATTGGCGGTCTGTTCGGTTTGATCGTCAGCGGCGGAGATTGGTCCGAAGCCGGGCGGTATTACCTGAGCTGGGCCGTCTGGGCTGTGGCCGTTCGCACCGTCTTTGTGCTGCATGGCACCTGGTCGGTCAATTCGCTCGGACACGTCTTTGGGTATCGTAACTACGAAACCCGCGACCACAGTACGAACAATTGGCTGGTCGCCTTGATCAGCCATGGCGAAGGTTGGCACAACAACCACCATGCCGCCCCACGCGCCGCCCGTCACGGACACCGCTGGTACGAGTTCGACATGTCCTGGGGAGTCATCCGCTTATTCGAAATGTGCGGATTAGCGAAAAACGTCCAGCGTCCCAAAGCAGTCAGCGTGCCAGGCAAGTCGCTCACGCCGTAA
- the serA gene encoding phosphoglycerate dehydrogenase — protein MHRILVLDDIAQEGIDLLEATPGIEYEIRTKLKGEELRTSLNEFDGAILRSGVKITPESLEGNTRLRALVRAGVGTDNIDKAAATRRGIVVMNTPAGNTVSTAEHTFAMMLALSRNIAPAHQSLVEGRWDRKAYMGTQLAGKTLGVVGMGRIGREVAARARAFDMNVIAFDPFLTADQAEALKVKRVETVDEMLSQIDYLTVHTPLTPETKGLIGMSQLDKIKPGLRVVNVARGGIYDEAALVAGLESGKIGGVALDVYESEPCTDSPLFKMPGTCCTPHLGASTEEAQTQVAVEGIHLLINYLQTGEIRHSVNVASLDPKTLSELRSYLNIAHRLGLLVHQWHGGGIDQIRLTYRGDVAGKDTRVLTNAFCAGMLERVVEEVNVINSEMLLKERGIELSIEHNGDQSAFTSSIVAEVSGGGKTVSAGAAVLGHGMPRLILLDGYRLESFLDGRLFVFAHKDVPGIIGNVGTVFGKNGINIAQMAVGREGNAPGGQAIGVLSVDGDIPESVMTELMSIDAIEQAKLIELPAAGELPTWLG, from the coding sequence ATGCACCGTATTCTAGTCCTCGACGATATCGCCCAAGAAGGAATTGACCTGCTCGAAGCCACACCGGGCATCGAGTACGAAATCCGCACCAAGCTCAAGGGTGAAGAGTTACGCACATCGCTAAACGAGTTTGATGGCGCGATCCTGCGCAGCGGTGTGAAAATCACACCTGAATCGCTCGAGGGCAACACGCGCTTGCGAGCTTTGGTGCGGGCCGGTGTGGGCACGGACAATATCGACAAAGCCGCGGCGACTCGTCGCGGTATCGTGGTCATGAACACGCCAGCGGGGAACACGGTTTCTACGGCCGAGCACACCTTCGCGATGATGCTCGCACTGAGCCGCAACATTGCTCCGGCGCACCAAAGTTTGGTCGAGGGTCGGTGGGACCGCAAAGCCTACATGGGCACGCAGCTCGCCGGCAAAACGCTGGGCGTCGTCGGGATGGGGCGAATTGGACGCGAAGTCGCTGCGCGTGCTCGCGCGTTTGATATGAACGTGATCGCCTTCGACCCGTTTTTGACTGCGGATCAAGCGGAAGCTCTCAAGGTCAAACGGGTGGAGACCGTGGACGAAATGCTATCGCAGATCGACTATTTGACCGTGCACACACCGCTGACCCCGGAGACCAAGGGTTTGATCGGGATGTCTCAACTCGACAAAATTAAGCCAGGTCTGCGGGTGGTCAACGTTGCTCGCGGCGGCATCTACGACGAAGCGGCACTTGTTGCGGGACTCGAGAGTGGCAAGATCGGTGGTGTGGCATTGGACGTCTACGAAAGTGAACCCTGCACGGACAGCCCGCTGTTCAAAATGCCCGGGACCTGCTGCACACCGCACCTGGGGGCCAGTACGGAGGAAGCCCAAACACAGGTTGCGGTTGAAGGTATTCATTTGCTGATCAACTATCTGCAAACCGGTGAAATTCGGCATAGTGTGAATGTCGCCTCGCTCGACCCCAAGACGCTCAGCGAGCTGCGCAGCTATCTCAACATCGCCCATCGCCTCGGTTTGCTCGTCCACCAGTGGCACGGCGGCGGCATCGACCAGATTCGGTTGACCTACCGCGGCGACGTGGCGGGCAAGGATACCCGCGTGCTCACCAATGCATTCTGCGCGGGAATGCTCGAACGGGTCGTCGAGGAGGTCAACGTGATCAACTCGGAGATGTTGCTCAAAGAACGCGGCATCGAACTCAGTATTGAACACAATGGCGATCAGAGTGCCTTCACCAGCAGCATTGTCGCCGAAGTGTCCGGGGGCGGAAAAACCGTCAGCGCTGGAGCTGCCGTACTCGGCCATGGCATGCCACGGCTGATCCTGCTCGATGGTTACCGGCTCGAATCGTTCCTGGACGGCCGGCTATTCGTCTTCGCACACAAAGACGTGCCCGGCATCATTGGTAACGTTGGCACGGTATTCGGAAAGAACGGCATCAATATCGCTCAGATGGCTGTGGGGCGTGAAGGCAACGCGCCCGGTGGGCAAGCCATCGGCGTACTGAGTGTCGACGGCGATATTCCCGAATCGGTGATGACTGAATTGATGTCCATTGATGCGATTGAGCAAGCCAAACTGATCGAACTGCCCGCTGCGGGCGAATTGCCGACCTGGTTGGGATAG
- the serC gene encoding 3-phosphoserine/phosphohydroxythreonine transaminase, translating to MTASAPSAATATDRVFNFSAGPAALPESVLREVQDEMLCLPGAGASLLEISHRDKLFVDILHDAQDTLRSLLGIGDDYSVMFMQGGATLQFSAIAANLLRGSGKRAEYLLTGSWGKKAIAEAKKEGDAVAIYDSKATNYDRLPTAGDYTVSDDAAYLYYCSNETIQGVQFAEEPACPASVPLVSDASSDFLCRPLPVDKYGLLYACAQKNAGPAGVTVVVMRKDLIERADPNIPGYLHYKNHDENDSEWNTPPTFAIYVLGKVARWLRDDIGGLAAMEKINREKSDSLYKIIDDSNGFYRGHAQPQCRSLMNVTFNLPSDELTAKFIAEASKQRLAALKGHRSVGGIRASIYNAMPRAGVETLGQFMTDFAAANG from the coding sequence ATGACCGCTTCGGCTCCCTCCGCTGCCACCGCCACCGATCGCGTATTTAACTTCTCTGCCGGACCAGCTGCGTTGCCCGAATCGGTGCTGCGTGAGGTGCAGGACGAGATGCTGTGTTTGCCGGGTGCGGGTGCTTCGCTGTTGGAAATCAGCCACCGCGACAAGTTGTTTGTTGATATCCTGCATGATGCCCAGGATACTCTGCGGAGCCTATTGGGCATCGGTGACGACTACAGTGTGATGTTCATGCAGGGCGGAGCGACGCTGCAGTTCTCCGCGATCGCCGCCAATTTACTGCGGGGCAGCGGCAAACGGGCGGAATATCTGCTGACCGGCTCGTGGGGCAAAAAGGCCATCGCAGAGGCTAAGAAAGAAGGTGACGCGGTTGCCATCTATGACTCCAAGGCCACCAATTACGATCGCCTGCCCACCGCGGGCGACTACACCGTCAGCGACGATGCGGCTTATCTATATTATTGTAGCAATGAGACGATCCAAGGCGTTCAGTTCGCCGAGGAACCCGCCTGCCCGGCATCGGTCCCATTGGTCAGCGACGCGTCGAGCGATTTCCTGTGTCGGCCCCTGCCGGTAGACAAATACGGTCTGCTGTACGCTTGTGCCCAGAAGAACGCGGGCCCGGCCGGAGTGACCGTGGTTGTCATGCGAAAAGATCTGATCGAGCGAGCCGACCCCAATATTCCTGGCTATCTGCACTACAAGAACCATGACGAGAACGATTCGGAATGGAACACGCCACCGACATTCGCGATCTACGTGCTCGGCAAAGTCGCCCGGTGGTTACGCGACGACATCGGCGGTTTGGCAGCCATGGAAAAGATCAATCGCGAAAAGTCTGATTCGCTCTACAAGATCATTGATGACAGCAATGGATTTTACCGTGGTCACGCGCAGCCCCAGTGTCGCTCGTTGATGAACGTCACGTTCAATTTGCCTTCGGACGAATTGACCGCGAAATTCATTGCCGAGGCGTCCAAGCAACGCCTCGCTGCGCTCAAGGGCCACCGGAGCGTCGGCGGCATCCGAGCGAGCATCTACAACGCGATGCCACGCGCAGGCGTCGAAACGCTGGGCCAGTTCATGACGGACTTTGCCGCCGCCAACGGCTGA
- a CDS encoding SDR family NAD(P)-dependent oxidoreductase, with translation MTGIVVTGASSGIGRQIAIQLAQDAVRRESPTAPRMLVHYRRNRAGAEATAESIQRLGIECQIVAADLSEISAAEQFARDALERVGPIDTWVNNAGADVLTGEPASWSFDRKLRWLLDVDVCGTAAISRIVGPAMAEQEGDPLDDAGSVTPSMVFIGWDQAPEGMEGDAGMMFGPVKAAVMAFAKSLAQTLAPRVRVNCVAPGWIQTAWGESTSEYWNERATSQSLMNRWGSASDVAAAVAYLTSPAAGFITGQTINVNGGWNRRFLVADD, from the coding sequence ATGACAGGCATTGTCGTCACCGGGGCTAGTAGTGGAATTGGTCGCCAGATCGCGATTCAATTGGCGCAGGATGCAGTCCGGCGTGAATCGCCGACGGCCCCGCGGATGCTTGTCCATTACCGTCGCAACCGAGCGGGTGCCGAGGCTACCGCGGAGTCTATTCAGCGTTTAGGTATCGAGTGCCAAATTGTCGCAGCCGACTTGAGCGAGATTAGCGCGGCCGAGCAGTTCGCGCGTGACGCGCTCGAGCGTGTCGGGCCAATAGATACGTGGGTCAACAATGCGGGCGCGGATGTTTTGACGGGTGAGCCCGCGTCCTGGTCGTTTGACCGAAAACTGCGTTGGCTGCTCGATGTCGATGTGTGTGGTACCGCAGCGATTTCGCGAATTGTAGGGCCGGCGATGGCGGAGCAGGAGGGGGACCCCCTCGACGACGCCGGTTCGGTGACGCCGTCGATGGTGTTCATCGGCTGGGACCAGGCCCCCGAGGGGATGGAAGGTGATGCGGGCATGATGTTCGGCCCCGTCAAAGCCGCCGTCATGGCATTTGCCAAGAGTCTCGCCCAGACGCTCGCCCCGCGAGTCCGCGTCAATTGTGTCGCCCCCGGCTGGATCCAGACCGCCTGGGGCGAGTCGACGAGCGAATACTGGAATGAGCGGGCGACCTCACAGTCGCTGATGAATCGATGGGGCAGTGCCAGCGACGTGGCCGCGGCGGTTGCGTACCTGACCAGTCCCGCCGCGGGATTCATCACCGGCCAGACGATCAACGTCAACGGTGGCTGGAATCGCCGATTTTTGGTTGCGGATGATTGA
- a CDS encoding sigma-54-dependent transcriptional regulator, which yields MTIRTRILLVDDDIHLVHSLGDWLTDRGYCVEVATDLGGARQQLAEQEFDVLITDLRIADEDGFDLIRSTAKHHPSVAVLVMTGYAGPHTAVEAVRAGAFDLLTKPISDEELLLAIDRAISHQHVEQANETLRKQLDRRRGLESILSHDYRMMKVFDVIDSVADTQASILITGENGTGKSMIARAIHHRSSRRGGPFVEVACGALPDTLLESELFGHVAGAYTGAATDRMGKFEMADRGTLFLDEIGTATPAMQVKLLRVLQEFQFEPLGGMETRQSDTRVILATNQDLESSVASGSFRQDLYYRINVINIALPPLRERPGDIPLLIEHFIREAGQTASRDVEGFDREALAVLQTYRWPGNIRQLENVVERAVLLSSDRVLGVHDLPPELLGADNRPGREMDGQRTASAIQPPAYNLSANHAVASRWNNASLPTSGRSLREALEFPEREIILQSLRRHAWNRAATADELEINRTTLYKKMKRLGLDDPRLQYAL from the coding sequence ATGACCATCCGCACCCGCATTCTGCTTGTTGACGACGACATTCACCTGGTTCACTCGCTCGGCGATTGGTTGACCGACAGAGGGTACTGCGTAGAAGTGGCGACTGATCTCGGGGGGGCTCGGCAACAGTTGGCCGAGCAGGAGTTCGACGTGCTGATAACTGATTTGCGGATCGCTGACGAAGACGGTTTCGATCTGATTCGCAGCACGGCGAAACATCACCCCTCGGTGGCGGTGTTAGTGATGACCGGATACGCGGGCCCGCACACGGCTGTCGAGGCAGTGCGTGCCGGAGCATTTGACCTATTGACCAAACCGATCTCAGACGAGGAGTTGCTGTTAGCCATCGATCGGGCGATCAGCCATCAGCATGTGGAGCAAGCCAATGAGACGCTGCGCAAACAACTCGATCGTCGCCGGGGACTCGAGAGCATCCTCAGTCACGATTACCGGATGATGAAGGTGTTTGACGTGATCGACAGTGTCGCCGACACGCAGGCGTCGATCTTGATCACAGGCGAGAACGGCACGGGAAAAAGCATGATTGCGCGAGCGATTCACCATCGCAGTTCGCGTCGCGGTGGTCCCTTCGTCGAGGTGGCGTGCGGTGCGTTGCCAGACACACTGCTCGAAAGTGAATTGTTTGGTCACGTGGCAGGCGCCTACACCGGGGCCGCCACCGATCGGATGGGCAAGTTCGAGATGGCCGATCGAGGCACTCTGTTCTTGGACGAGATTGGGACGGCGACTCCTGCGATGCAGGTCAAACTACTCCGGGTGTTGCAAGAGTTTCAATTCGAACCACTCGGTGGAATGGAAACGCGTCAAAGCGACACGCGGGTGATTTTGGCAACCAATCAAGATCTGGAGAGCAGTGTCGCGAGTGGTTCGTTCCGCCAGGATTTGTATTACCGCATCAATGTCATCAACATCGCCTTGCCGCCACTGCGGGAGCGTCCTGGCGATATCCCGTTGCTGATTGAACACTTCATCCGCGAAGCTGGCCAGACGGCATCACGCGACGTCGAAGGCTTCGATCGCGAGGCCCTCGCGGTGTTACAGACGTATCGTTGGCCCGGCAATATTCGGCAACTCGAGAATGTTGTCGAGCGCGCCGTTCTACTGAGTAGCGATCGAGTATTGGGGGTCCACGATTTGCCGCCAGAGTTGCTGGGGGCGGACAATCGCCCAGGGCGTGAAATGGACGGACAGCGAACTGCGTCGGCAATCCAACCGCCGGCGTACAACTTGTCCGCCAACCATGCTGTCGCATCTCGCTGGAACAACGCATCTCTACCGACGAGTGGCAGAAGCCTGCGTGAGGCGTTGGAGTTTCCTGAGCGTGAAATCATATTGCAGTCGCTGCGACGCCATGCCTGGAATCGCGCCGCAACTGCCGACGAGCTGGAGATCAACCGCACGACACTTTACAAGAAAATGAAACGACTCGGCTTGGATGACCCTCGATTGCAATACGCGTTATGA
- a CDS encoding YraN family protein: MSWPRSLWPRSFQLGDLRSLLSPASIAQRYRDWRYGTFDPQAQLGKRGEQVAAIELRRKGLRVIAESESDRAGEIDLIAMDVRRRIMVFVEVKTLATRRPGHPADRVDENKQARISRAALRYLKRKKLVGTACRFDVVAVWWPTDEPLPIRIEHYEAAFESTIEYSFY; encoded by the coding sequence ATGTCATGGCCCCGAAGTTTATGGCCCCGAAGTTTCCAGCTCGGCGACCTGCGTTCGTTACTCTCGCCTGCATCGATTGCACAGCGATACCGGGACTGGCGTTACGGAACTTTTGATCCCCAGGCCCAACTCGGTAAACGAGGGGAACAGGTTGCCGCGATTGAGCTGCGCCGCAAAGGGTTGCGGGTGATCGCCGAGAGCGAATCGGACCGGGCGGGGGAGATTGACTTAATTGCCATGGACGTCCGCCGCCGGATCATGGTGTTCGTCGAAGTCAAAACACTGGCGACCCGCCGGCCTGGACACCCCGCCGATCGAGTCGATGAAAACAAACAAGCGCGAATCAGCCGGGCGGCACTGCGGTATCTCAAACGAAAAAAATTGGTCGGCACCGCCTGTCGATTCGATGTTGTGGCGGTGTGGTGGCCCACCGACGAGCCCTTGCCTATCCGCATCGAGCACTACGAAGCGGCGTTCGAGTCCACGATCGAGTACTCGTTCTACTGA
- a CDS encoding DUF4159 domain-containing protein — translation MKPSCWNSRFVAISLACMLWISSPLSARAEIDAITVQRSIDRGIDYLRKSQTQRGGWREYSGYNCGLTALCTLAWINAGVSRQDPDLVRAMEYLRTFPPQDTYSVSLQTIVFCTVGALEDVPRIRRNVEWLTELQKPAGARNAGAWGYTRSRGYGDQSNSQFAVLALGAAVERGIEVPRPVFEAAAGYWRKMQFPEGGWSYGSGLRPSGSMTCAGIGSLIICGSSLSDLSDANVAHLNCCGGDASDEAVDRGLEYLSRIFTVGANPGGEMLSYFYYLYAVERIGRLSGRRLIGNRDWYREGAERLVSLQDNFQGFWQGGGVVESNRDVATSFALLFLAKGKRQVVIARLDHPSLHSTGGAAPPAAARRARDPESSSLPLSGSLHSLVRHVERDWSRELTWQTIASEQATAADLLKSPVLVITGNQSFEFDPQLRGDLKAYLDQGGTVLFDALAGDGCGDGDAFEQSVTSLCNEWYPQSKLERLPLTHPVWFAEAPADPLAIADDYWIYGIGACCRTPVFYSPRSLACRWSEGGPLLRGADLAPGIHAGVVAGITLGENILAYATGRELKDKLDNSISVLADDAPIPTRGAIPIAAGALGAGEEQVNRALPHAATIIREKIAVEVIAVDKPIALTDQSLARVGVLFLTGQTEFELDATSRQALSNYIDREGILLAAPICGNEAFAASFRREVASLVPTEKFEPMASDHPAWTTRFGGFDLTNVEIRIPNRTSTAGKSVKVARRSGAPVMEAIQVNGVDTVFFSPLDLSCALESQNSIQCPGYATADAAKIIAGVILYALQQ, via the coding sequence ATGAAACCATCTTGCTGGAACTCACGCTTTGTGGCGATTTCGCTCGCATGCATGCTGTGGATCTCGTCTCCGCTATCGGCGCGAGCGGAAATCGACGCCATCACGGTGCAACGATCGATTGATCGAGGGATCGACTATCTGCGGAAATCACAGACCCAGCGTGGCGGTTGGCGCGAATACAGTGGCTACAACTGTGGTCTGACGGCCTTGTGCACGTTGGCGTGGATCAATGCAGGCGTGTCGCGTCAGGACCCGGATCTCGTCCGCGCCATGGAATACCTGCGCACCTTTCCGCCGCAAGACACTTATTCGGTTTCATTGCAAACGATCGTCTTCTGTACCGTCGGCGCACTCGAAGACGTGCCCCGCATCCGCCGCAATGTGGAGTGGCTGACGGAGTTGCAAAAACCCGCCGGCGCTCGAAACGCTGGCGCGTGGGGGTATACCCGAAGTCGCGGATACGGCGACCAATCGAATTCGCAGTTCGCTGTGCTGGCTCTCGGTGCCGCGGTGGAACGTGGAATCGAGGTCCCGAGGCCTGTGTTTGAGGCCGCTGCCGGATACTGGCGAAAAATGCAGTTCCCGGAAGGAGGTTGGTCCTACGGTTCAGGGCTGCGCCCAAGTGGATCGATGACCTGCGCCGGCATTGGATCGCTGATCATCTGTGGCAGCAGCTTGAGTGATCTCAGTGATGCCAACGTGGCCCATTTGAATTGCTGTGGAGGCGATGCGAGTGACGAAGCCGTCGATCGCGGATTGGAGTATCTCAGTCGGATTTTCACTGTAGGAGCCAATCCCGGCGGGGAAATGCTGAGCTATTTCTACTACCTCTATGCGGTTGAACGCATTGGTCGTTTGTCGGGTCGCCGCTTGATCGGCAATCGCGATTGGTACCGCGAAGGAGCCGAGCGTTTGGTGAGTCTACAGGACAACTTTCAAGGATTTTGGCAGGGAGGTGGTGTTGTCGAGTCCAATCGTGACGTGGCGACATCCTTTGCGTTACTGTTTCTGGCCAAGGGCAAGCGTCAGGTCGTCATCGCGAGGCTGGATCATCCTTCGCTGCACAGTACCGGTGGGGCGGCCCCGCCCGCTGCTGCGAGACGAGCACGGGATCCCGAGTCCTCCTCGCTACCGCTCTCGGGATCACTTCATTCTCTGGTGCGACACGTTGAACGAGATTGGTCACGTGAACTGACATGGCAAACCATCGCATCGGAGCAAGCCACGGCGGCCGATCTCCTGAAATCGCCAGTGCTGGTGATTACTGGCAATCAATCGTTCGAGTTTGACCCCCAGTTGCGAGGCGACCTCAAAGCATATCTCGACCAGGGCGGCACGGTTCTGTTTGATGCATTGGCAGGCGACGGTTGCGGTGACGGGGATGCATTCGAGCAGAGCGTCACTTCTCTGTGCAATGAGTGGTACCCACAATCGAAGTTGGAGCGGTTGCCGCTGACGCATCCTGTGTGGTTCGCCGAAGCCCCGGCCGATCCGCTCGCGATTGCGGATGACTACTGGATTTACGGCATCGGTGCTTGTTGCCGCACGCCCGTTTTTTACTCACCCCGTTCGCTTGCCTGCCGCTGGTCAGAGGGCGGGCCGTTACTGCGTGGCGCCGATCTAGCACCGGGCATCCACGCAGGCGTCGTCGCGGGCATCACGCTCGGCGAAAATATTCTGGCGTATGCCACCGGACGGGAGCTGAAGGATAAACTGGACAACTCGATTTCAGTCCTCGCTGACGATGCACCGATCCCCACCCGTGGTGCGATTCCAATTGCCGCAGGAGCTCTCGGTGCGGGCGAAGAGCAAGTTAACCGGGCCCTGCCTCACGCAGCTACGATCATTCGCGAAAAGATTGCGGTCGAAGTCATCGCGGTGGATAAACCGATTGCGTTGACGGACCAGTCGCTCGCCCGAGTGGGGGTGCTCTTTCTGACCGGCCAAACGGAGTTCGAATTGGATGCGACATCGCGGCAGGCGTTGAGCAATTACATCGATCGCGAAGGGATTCTCTTGGCTGCTCCCATCTGCGGGAACGAAGCTTTCGCGGCGTCATTTCGCCGTGAGGTGGCCTCGCTCGTCCCGACTGAAAAGTTCGAACCGATGGCGAGCGACCATCCCGCGTGGACCACTCGTTTTGGAGGTTTCGATTTAACGAATGTTGAAATACGCATTCCCAACCGGACGTCGACCGCAGGGAAATCGGTCAAGGTGGCACGGCGGTCCGGCGCGCCGGTGATGGAAGCGATACAGGTCAACGGCGTCGACACGGTGTTCTTCTCACCGTTAGATCTCAGTTGCGCACTGGAGAGCCAGAATTCGATTCAGTGCCCGGGATATGCAACCGCCGATGCCGCCAAGATCATCGCGGGCGTGATTCTCTATGCCTTGCAGCAGTAA